A genomic window from Pyruvatibacter sp. includes:
- a CDS encoding GNAT family N-acetyltransferase translates to MATAKTTTGSAKATARKAAPKRASAKPALAKKTPAKKTPAKKTVAKKTVAKKTVARKAAPRKAAAKKAGPEKATTSAQPSRPRAVAQPVIRRIWPLEMDALRRHLCRLSREDRVLRFGRPVTNRFIQTYVDRLDWFRDIVIGAVIDGEIKATGILTPIGWRLPLEGSAAVAVEADLQGFGLGSELTKRMLTIGRNRFMSRIYMLCLVKNERMYRIAEKFGGEVDRFRDETVEAQFDLSRPTPGTIATEAVSEGLALGRTVIGRVPVLGALTNGRHAA, encoded by the coding sequence ATGGCTACTGCAAAAACGACGACTGGTTCCGCAAAGGCAACTGCCAGGAAGGCAGCACCCAAGCGAGCATCTGCGAAACCCGCACTTGCCAAAAAGACACCTGCTAAAAAGACACCTGCTAAAAAGACAGTGGCGAAAAAGACAGTGGCCAAAAAGACGGTGGCCAGGAAAGCCGCCCCCCGCAAAGCCGCCGCCAAAAAAGCCGGACCTGAAAAAGCCACCACATCCGCCCAGCCATCGCGCCCACGTGCTGTTGCTCAGCCGGTTATCCGCCGCATCTGGCCCTTGGAGATGGACGCACTGCGGCGTCATCTGTGCCGACTGAGCCGCGAGGACCGGGTGCTGCGGTTTGGCCGTCCGGTCACCAACCGCTTCATCCAGACCTATGTGGACCGCCTCGACTGGTTCCGCGACATTGTGATTGGCGCGGTGATTGACGGTGAAATCAAAGCCACCGGCATTCTCACTCCCATCGGCTGGCGTTTGCCGCTTGAAGGCTCGGCGGCGGTTGCCGTGGAAGCCGACCTGCAGGGGTTTGGGCTTGGTTCGGAACTGACCAAGCGTATGCTGACCATCGGCCGCAACCGATTCATGTCGCGCATTTACATGCTGTGTCTGGTCAAGAACGAGCGTATGTACAGGATTGCTGAGAAGTTCGGCGGCGAGGTGGACAGGTTCCGTGACGAAACCGTGGAAGCACAGTTTGACTTGTCGCGCCCGACCCCCGGCACCATCGCAACCGAGGCCGTATCTGAAGGGCTGGCGCTTGGCCGCACTGTTATTGGCCGCGTGCCGGTTTTAGGTGCGCTCACCAATGGTCGCCACGCCGCATAG
- a CDS encoding aromatic ring-hydroxylating dioxygenase subunit alpha gives MTDRGDGFLRDIWYFAVHGRDIAPGALTHKVIAGEPVLLGRTKAGEAFAIRDICPHRGVPLSYGKFIDTDNQPTVQCPYHGWRFGTDGVCKHIPSLYEGQDMDPTRISVASYPLREQQGVLWIWMPSDLRAPSQPDDQPPVMPGVGNRPARIVEKMQLSCHVDNAVIGLIDPAHGPFVHKNWWWRDEGRMREKAKAFAPVKNGFSMVAHKPSANSKVYKLMGGDVKTEISFLLPGVRVEHITAGKHHLVGMTTVTPAGAQTTEITQSFFSTVPWLNVIAPLLKPFVHHFLKQDVDVVNLLQQGLSFDPRLMLINEADVQGKWYFSMKTEWDRARAEGRPFKNPVPETVLRWRS, from the coding sequence ATGACAGATCGTGGTGACGGCTTTCTCAGGGACATCTGGTATTTTGCCGTGCATGGTCGCGACATTGCGCCGGGCGCACTGACGCACAAGGTCATTGCCGGTGAGCCCGTGCTGCTGGGGCGCACCAAGGCGGGTGAGGCGTTTGCCATACGCGACATTTGTCCTCATCGCGGCGTGCCACTGTCCTACGGCAAGTTCATTGACACTGACAATCAGCCTACCGTGCAGTGCCCCTATCATGGCTGGCGCTTTGGCACGGATGGGGTCTGCAAGCACATTCCGTCGCTCTATGAAGGGCAGGACATGGACCCGACGCGGATCTCCGTCGCGTCCTATCCGCTGCGAGAGCAGCAGGGCGTTTTGTGGATATGGATGCCGTCGGATCTGCGCGCACCGTCCCAGCCAGATGATCAACCGCCGGTGATGCCCGGTGTGGGCAACCGGCCCGCACGCATCGTGGAAAAGATGCAGCTCTCCTGCCATGTGGACAACGCCGTGATCGGGCTGATTGACCCGGCGCACGGGCCGTTTGTTCACAAGAACTGGTGGTGGCGCGACGAAGGGCGGATGCGCGAAAAGGCCAAGGCGTTTGCGCCGGTCAAGAACGGGTTTTCCATGGTGGCGCACAAGCCGTCTGCCAACTCGAAAGTCTATAAGCTGATGGGCGGCGACGTGAAAACCGAGATCAGTTTTCTGCTGCCTGGTGTGCGTGTGGAGCACATTACGGCGGGCAAGCATCATCTGGTGGGCATGACGACGGTGACGCCTGCCGGTGCCCAGACCACCGAAATCACGCAGAGCTTTTTCTCAACGGTGCCGTGGCTCAACGTCATTGCGCCACTGCTCAAGCCGTTTGTGCATCACTTCCTCAAGCAGGACGTAGATGTGGTGAACCTGCTGCAACAAGGCCTGAGCTTTGACCCGCGCCTGATGCTCATCAACGAAGCGGATGTGCAGGGCAAATGGTATTTCAGCATGAAAACCGAATGGGACCGCGCGCGCGCTGAAGGCCGTCCGTTCAAAAACCCGGTGCCTGAAACCGTGTTGCGGTGGCGCAGCTAG
- a CDS encoding alpha/beta hydrolase, whose product MTNIQLPTPAALTATTLHQFIRERGAARANLTLQQRREAADGNALIYPVAGSFTIEPVSAGGAAAEWQAGPNASGTRTLLYFHGGGYLFGSPTSHRHLTTALADAANMRCLSVDYRLAPEHPFPAAVDDAIAAYRWLLETGVSATDIALGGDSAGGGLAVALMVRARDENLPLPAAAILISPWTDLECARPSYTTHAHLDPSITQAGIADTANVYLAGADPHDPLASPVYADHRGLPPCLIQVGGAEVLIDDARDLSTAMRRAGVCAELEVWDQMVHVWHAFHQHLPEGQRAVQRAADFLRTQMPG is encoded by the coding sequence ATGACAAACATCCAGCTCCCCACTCCCGCCGCGCTCACTGCAACCACACTGCATCAGTTCATTCGCGAGCGCGGTGCCGCCCGCGCCAACCTTACATTGCAGCAACGCCGCGAAGCCGCAGACGGCAATGCCCTGATCTACCCGGTGGCGGGCAGTTTCACCATTGAACCTGTGTCTGCGGGCGGTGCCGCCGCTGAGTGGCAGGCCGGGCCTAATGCATCAGGCACCCGCACGCTTCTGTATTTTCACGGTGGCGGCTATCTGTTCGGCTCGCCCACGTCCCACCGCCATCTCACAACCGCGTTGGCGGACGCTGCAAATATGCGCTGCCTCAGCGTGGATTACCGGCTGGCCCCGGAGCATCCGTTTCCCGCCGCGGTGGATGATGCCATAGCCGCCTATCGCTGGTTGCTTGAAACCGGCGTCTCCGCGACAGACATAGCGCTAGGCGGTGATTCAGCAGGTGGCGGCCTGGCGGTAGCCCTCATGGTGCGGGCCCGCGATGAAAACCTCCCGCTGCCCGCTGCCGCCATACTGATTAGTCCGTGGACGGACCTTGAATGCGCACGGCCCAGTTATACAACCCACGCGCATCTGGACCCGTCCATCACCCAGGCAGGCATTGCCGACACGGCAAATGTATATCTGGCAGGTGCCGACCCGCACGACCCTCTGGCGTCCCCCGTTTATGCAGACCATCGCGGGCTGCCGCCGTGTCTCATTCAGGTTGGCGGTGCCGAAGTGCTGATTGACGACGCCCGCGACCTGTCAACAGCCATGCGCCGCGCTGGCGTGTGCGCTGAACTGGAGGTGTGGGATCAAATGGTTCATGTCTGGCACGCCTTCCACCAGCACCTGCCCGAAGGCCAGCGTGCCGTGCAGCGTGCGGCGGATTTTCTGCGTACCCAGATGCCGGGCTAG
- a CDS encoding helix-turn-helix transcriptional regulator, protein MSNTKPIQIIETPQGEPCFAAVPIELYRVMVRDLEAYGDLKAGLTELNTLDAGADAVPADVAHRIADGANPVRVWREHRGLKAVALARRAGISPAYLSEIETGKKEGTFKTMALLARHLGISLDDLAPMADHEDAEGIRRTGREAALKAEIAGIRAAISSGAFDSGAVRAAASRLERDTKALVADGADSAWAANLAGALAQIVALVDEAENAIVQTARDAQTQLEEIMSFEAFAAPAPRRRTPRSDLDDMPRDAHRLAGE, encoded by the coding sequence ATGAGCAACACCAAGCCCATTCAGATCATTGAAACACCGCAGGGCGAACCCTGCTTTGCCGCGGTGCCGATTGAGTTGTACCGCGTCATGGTGCGCGACCTTGAAGCCTATGGTGACCTCAAGGCGGGGCTGACCGAACTCAACACGCTGGACGCAGGCGCGGATGCTGTGCCTGCAGACGTTGCCCACCGCATCGCTGACGGTGCCAACCCGGTGCGGGTATGGCGCGAGCATCGCGGACTCAAGGCTGTGGCGCTGGCGCGGCGCGCGGGCATCAGCCCGGCCTATCTGTCGGAAATCGAAACCGGCAAAAAGGAAGGCACATTCAAAACCATGGCGCTGTTGGCGCGGCACCTGGGCATCAGCCTTGATGATCTTGCCCCGATGGCAGACCACGAAGACGCGGAGGGCATTCGGCGCACGGGCCGTGAGGCTGCTCTCAAGGCGGAGATCGCTGGCATTCGTGCCGCTATTTCAAGCGGTGCTTTTGACAGCGGTGCCGTGCGGGCTGCCGCCTCACGCCTTGAACGCGATACCAAGGCGCTGGTGGCAGACGGCGCGGACAGCGCCTGGGCCGCCAACCTTGCCGGTGCGCTGGCGCAGATTGTGGCGTTGGTGGACGAAGCGGAAAACGCCATCGTGCAAACTGCCCGCGACGCGCAAACACAGCTTGAAGAGATCATGTCGTTCGAGGCGTTTGCCGCACCCGCACCGCGCAGGCGCACACCGCGTAGTGACCTTGACGACATGCCGCGTGACGCCCACAGACTCGCGGGCGAATAG
- a CDS encoding DUF2336 domain-containing protein, with translation MSQTLEPAHTNHQHTDAPDSHIRRDAKEMLSLVALARDKAGKARALIVRRLTDIALLPADQLTPQERQLVDQMLTQLVGHIEVDLRARLAARLADRADAPPDVLVALAHDIISVARPLLERSKALSDSDLVSVISNKGHDHWVATAKREQLSASVTDALVATCDPDAVLSIARNKGALFSAEGLQKIVELSEQTPALCEPLLARTDMTPALAHTMFWWTSSKLRLDIVNRFTTDRRMLREALTDAIEEGMEAFAGDPDLMRTLSLMVPQKRYGPSLGEDLLAAARGKDLRKVVVMLGQYADIKPATAAHIVTDTGGEALAVVSKALGLTRREFLQFALLVASHREGTTRTAAEVNRLTALFDSVATDRADVVLRYWDDTVRAKKPVRHSAAA, from the coding sequence ATGTCGCAGACACTGGAACCCGCGCACACAAACCACCAGCATACCGATGCTCCTGACAGCCATATTCGTCGCGACGCAAAGGAGATGCTGAGCCTCGTCGCACTTGCGCGCGACAAGGCCGGCAAGGCCCGCGCCCTCATCGTGCGCCGTCTCACCGACATCGCCCTTCTGCCCGCCGACCAGCTCACCCCGCAGGAACGCCAACTGGTGGACCAGATGCTGACCCAGCTCGTCGGTCACATTGAAGTGGATTTGCGCGCCCGCCTGGCCGCACGTCTGGCAGACCGCGCCGACGCACCGCCCGATGTGCTGGTAGCCTTGGCGCATGACATCATTTCAGTGGCGCGCCCGCTGCTGGAGCGCTCCAAAGCGCTGAGCGACAGCGACCTTGTAAGCGTGATTTCAAACAAGGGTCACGACCACTGGGTGGCCACCGCAAAGCGTGAACAGCTTTCAGCGTCCGTGACCGATGCTCTGGTAGCCACCTGCGACCCTGATGCGGTGCTGAGCATTGCCCGCAACAAGGGCGCGCTGTTCTCAGCAGAAGGCTTGCAGAAAATCGTCGAACTCAGCGAACAAACACCTGCTTTGTGTGAACCGTTGCTTGCGCGCACCGACATGACGCCCGCCCTGGCACACACAATGTTCTGGTGGACATCCTCCAAGCTGCGCCTCGACATCGTCAACCGTTTCACAACCGACCGCCGTATGCTGCGTGAAGCCCTGACAGATGCCATCGAGGAGGGCATGGAAGCATTTGCCGGCGATCCCGACCTGATGCGCACGCTGAGTTTGATGGTGCCGCAAAAGCGCTATGGTCCGTCGCTGGGGGAAGATCTGCTGGCCGCCGCCCGCGGCAAGGACTTGCGCAAGGTTGTCGTAATGCTTGGTCAGTATGCGGACATAAAACCCGCAACGGCAGCGCATATTGTGACTGATACCGGCGGCGAAGCGCTGGCTGTGGTCAGCAAGGCGCTTGGCCTCACCCGCAGGGAGTTTTTGCAGTTCGCCTTGCTGGTTGCCAGCCACCGGGAGGGAACAACACGCACGGCGGCTGAAGTGAACCGGCTGACGGCATTGTTCGATTCTGTCGCAACCGATCGCGCGGACGTGGTGCTGCGATATTGGGACGATACGGTGAGGGCAAAAAAGCCCGTGCGCCATAGCGCAGCGGCCTGA
- a CDS encoding Rap1a/Tai family immunity protein — protein MTTLRPPFSVRLFAALTAAALCGVVGLAHAKSRVETGQDLYTACSRAVTDFEDGRTPQNSVAIYHCNQFLGGLFRSHQVMTRNRVTAKQHSNEDADRVQCLRVPQQASFKQLAQKVVNQAEWQPELLEKPAMELAFSAFDAMTPC, from the coding sequence ATGACAACCCTACGCCCCCCGTTTTCTGTCAGGCTGTTTGCCGCGCTCACGGCAGCGGCCCTGTGCGGTGTCGTCGGCTTGGCGCACGCAAAATCGCGGGTGGAGACAGGCCAGGATCTGTATACTGCGTGCAGCCGCGCAGTGACTGATTTTGAGGATGGCCGCACGCCACAAAACTCAGTGGCTATCTACCACTGCAATCAGTTTCTGGGTGGCTTGTTTCGCAGCCATCAGGTGATGACGCGCAACCGGGTGACGGCCAAGCAGCACAGCAACGAGGATGCGGACCGGGTGCAGTGCCTGCGCGTGCCGCAGCAGGCAAGCTTCAAGCAGTTGGCGCAAAAAGTGGTGAACCAGGCCGAGTGGCAACCGGAACTCTTGGAGAAGCCCGCAATGGAACTGGCTTTCTCGGCGTTTGATGCCATGACGCCTTGTTAG
- a CDS encoding ATP-binding protein, which yields MTRQIDQLIERRAPVTSSAKCHEVYEIFMHDPDAMCVAVVDDGLVAGMVNRQDFVLRYSYQFGPDLYGRRPISHLMDPSPLIVDTDVAFDTLTGRIGGARASDLLRSFVVVENGIYCGVGTALTLLRMMLDVSEHRLAALEIERHRAEVANGAKTQFLASMSHELRTPLNAIIGFTDFMATEPFGPVSPPRYGEYVKDVNASANHLLGLINELLDMAKIESGHIDLCEEEFPASRPILDALNMLKQSIADAGLTLETRLPDGDVTLYADERMARQVVLNLLSNAIKFTPAGGTICVTASSNTHAASLTVADTGIGIPADRIETVLEPFEQVENAMSRTRPGTGLGLPLARAMMQAHGGSLEIQSVLAEGTQVTVSLPRERIVSYGARALQPAVA from the coding sequence ATGACCAGACAAATTGATCAACTCATAGAGCGTCGCGCACCGGTTACATCGTCGGCCAAGTGCCATGAGGTCTATGAGATTTTCATGCATGACCCCGATGCAATGTGTGTAGCGGTGGTAGATGACGGTTTGGTAGCCGGTATGGTCAACCGTCAGGACTTCGTGTTGCGCTATTCATATCAGTTTGGTCCGGACCTTTATGGCCGTCGTCCGATTAGCCACCTTATGGACCCATCCCCACTTATCGTGGATACCGACGTTGCCTTCGATACATTAACTGGCCGTATTGGCGGCGCGCGCGCCAGTGATCTGTTGCGCAGCTTTGTCGTCGTGGAAAACGGTATTTATTGCGGTGTCGGCACTGCGTTGACACTGTTGCGTATGATGCTGGATGTAAGTGAACACCGTCTGGCGGCGCTTGAAATTGAACGTCACCGCGCCGAGGTGGCGAACGGGGCCAAGACTCAGTTCCTTGCCAGCATGAGCCACGAGTTGCGGACCCCTCTCAATGCCATCATCGGCTTTACCGATTTTATGGCCACTGAGCCGTTTGGGCCGGTGTCACCGCCGCGCTACGGCGAGTATGTCAAGGACGTGAACGCGAGTGCCAACCACTTGCTGGGCCTTATCAATGAACTGCTGGATATGGCCAAAATTGAATCCGGCCATATAGATTTGTGCGAGGAAGAGTTTCCGGCTTCACGCCCCATTCTTGACGCGCTGAATATGCTCAAACAATCAATCGCCGATGCAGGGCTAACCCTTGAAACCCGGTTGCCTGACGGCGATGTTACTCTGTATGCAGATGAACGAATGGCGCGACAGGTTGTTCTCAATCTTTTGTCTAACGCTATCAAGTTTACCCCTGCCGGTGGCACCATATGTGTGACCGCATCCAGCAACACACATGCCGCCAGTCTCACAGTAGCCGATACCGGCATCGGCATCCCGGCAGATCGTATTGAAACGGTTCTTGAGCCGTTTGAGCAGGTTGAGAACGCCATGAGCCGCACCCGTCCGGGAACAGGCCTTGGCCTGCCGCTCGCACGCGCCATGATGCAGGCCCATGGCGGTTCTCTTGAAATACAAAGCGTCCTCGCTGAAGGCACGCAAGTTACAGTGTCACTGCCGCGCGAACGCATTGTTTCATATGGCGCGAGAGCATTGCAGCCTGCAGTAGCTTAG
- a CDS encoding MFS transporter, protein MTDRLTEHSAPATGPKIFNWYAIGLATWFGSTGLQMVLFPYLVAVVLDESAYRVGLAQTAIMAPSLLFMIFGGAFADRRDTRALLMRLHCIAALPPLVLALIIFGGSLRFEWLIAFGLVMGTLSAFAIPARDSLLSTVAVVAFGTDIQKAVTLASGLQFIGQLGGIIVAGAASLTGVPALLVLQSAVMLTGAVAVRKLPAAPPIERPASHHLADMRDGIAQVASSPVILPVVLCMFAVGIFYVGSFMVLLPLMVRDLFGGGATEISLVNICFWGGTIMATFGLLRFGHIHRRGLVLVCTLSSGVVILALIGIPAPFWVMCLLCFIWGLGAGTSMTMSRTIVQLAAPPSHRARVLSIFQLGFAGGGPIGAFAMGFLIAGTNLHVAAWIPAGIMLLVIITVASTTRLLSITADDVAAPA, encoded by the coding sequence TTGACCGATCGGCTTACGGAGCATTCTGCTCCCGCGACAGGCCCTAAAATCTTCAACTGGTATGCGATCGGGCTGGCCACATGGTTTGGCAGCACCGGGCTGCAAATGGTGCTGTTTCCCTATCTCGTGGCTGTCGTGCTCGACGAAAGCGCGTATCGGGTGGGGTTGGCGCAAACGGCCATCATGGCACCTTCGCTGCTGTTCATGATCTTTGGTGGGGCGTTCGCAGACCGGCGTGACACGCGGGCGTTATTGATGCGGTTGCATTGTATTGCCGCATTGCCGCCGCTCGTGCTGGCGCTGATTATTTTCGGCGGCTCATTGCGGTTTGAATGGCTGATCGCGTTTGGGCTGGTCATGGGCACGCTGTCAGCCTTTGCCATACCCGCGCGCGACTCGCTGCTGTCAACGGTGGCGGTTGTTGCGTTTGGCACGGACATTCAAAAAGCGGTGACCCTGGCATCCGGCCTACAGTTCATCGGCCAGCTTGGGGGCATCATCGTTGCCGGCGCGGCATCGCTTACGGGCGTGCCTGCCTTGCTGGTGTTGCAATCAGCCGTCATGCTGACAGGCGCTGTAGCCGTGCGCAAACTTCCCGCTGCACCTCCTATCGAGCGACCCGCCTCACACCACCTTGCTGATATGCGCGACGGCATTGCGCAGGTTGCGTCATCGCCGGTGATCCTGCCTGTTGTGTTGTGCATGTTTGCCGTAGGCATTTTTTATGTCGGCAGCTTCATGGTGCTGTTGCCGCTGATGGTGCGCGATCTGTTTGGCGGTGGTGCCACTGAAATCTCGCTGGTGAATATCTGTTTTTGGGGCGGGACTATTATGGCCACCTTCGGGCTTTTGCGCTTTGGCCATATTCATCGGCGCGGGCTGGTGCTGGTATGTACGCTGTCCAGCGGCGTGGTCATTCTCGCCCTCATTGGCATTCCGGCACCGTTCTGGGTCATGTGTCTGTTGTGTTTCATCTGGGGTCTGGGGGCCGGCACCTCCATGACCATGAGCCGGACGATTGTTCAGCTTGCAGCGCCACCCAGCCACCGCGCGCGGGTACTGTCGATTTTCCAACTGGGGTTTGCGGGCGGCGGGCCGATCGGCGCGTTCGCCATGGGCTTTTTGATTGCAGGCACCAACCTGCATGTAGCCGCATGGATACCGGCGGGCATCATGCTTTTGGTAATCATTACCGTCGCCAGCACAACGCGGCTGCTGTCCATCACCGCTGATGATGTGGCAGCTCCGGCCTAG
- a CDS encoding MFS transporter, protein MTSSDAHHQAEARWYMTGHAAFFLAAGFQGVLVPWLVAVVLAETPERVGIAQMFSMLPMLLFIMVGGAAADRVELRGHLVRLQVFVALPSVALAVVIATDSLSYWAVIAYVGVMSTASAWVVPARDSILTRIAMRSMGGAIPHAVAMATAAQFAAQVVGMIAAGFAGIVGAVPYLVLHSVLALFTAFTTTRLEEAPPQPGTDEKRSRAREMWEGLSMTLGDPDIRAIMILMGLGGVFYIGVFMVIFPLLARDAYGGGAFEISLFTAAFFGGIGASSFLLTRLPEIRRQGRAIMLAMCAGSVTMTAVHFQPPFWAVLLLVLVWGLSAGVSMSTSRALVQARAPDSHRGRMLAAFQMAMMGGGPIGALLAGYVASILGLFDALLVPPVAMLFLWLGVFFFTSLWKADARMGVPQPAD, encoded by the coding sequence GTGACTTCAAGTGACGCACACCACCAGGCCGAAGCGCGCTGGTACATGACCGGCCATGCCGCTTTTTTTCTGGCGGCGGGGTTTCAGGGCGTTCTGGTGCCGTGGCTGGTGGCTGTGGTGCTGGCTGAAACGCCGGAGCGTGTGGGCATCGCGCAGATGTTTTCCATGCTGCCCATGCTGCTGTTCATCATGGTGGGTGGTGCTGCCGCTGACCGGGTGGAGCTGCGCGGCCACCTGGTGAGGCTTCAGGTCTTTGTTGCCCTGCCCTCAGTGGCACTTGCGGTGGTGATCGCGACGGACAGCCTGAGCTACTGGGCGGTGATTGCTTATGTGGGCGTCATGTCCACAGCATCCGCGTGGGTGGTGCCCGCACGGGACTCCATCCTCACACGCATCGCCATGCGTTCCATGGGCGGGGCCATTCCCCATGCTGTTGCCATGGCCACGGCTGCGCAGTTTGCAGCGCAGGTGGTGGGCATGATTGCGGCAGGCTTTGCCGGCATTGTGGGGGCTGTGCCTTATCTGGTGCTGCATTCGGTGCTGGCGCTGTTTACGGCATTTACAACAACACGGCTGGAGGAAGCACCGCCGCAACCCGGCACAGACGAAAAGCGATCCCGCGCAAGAGAAATGTGGGAAGGCCTGTCGATGACGCTGGGCGACCCGGACATTCGCGCCATCATGATTTTGATGGGGCTGGGCGGGGTATTTTACATCGGCGTGTTCATGGTGATTTTCCCGCTGCTTGCGCGCGATGCCTATGGCGGCGGGGCCTTCGAGATTTCACTGTTCACGGCGGCGTTTTTTGGCGGCATCGGTGCGTCCAGTTTTCTGCTGACGCGGCTGCCTGAGATCAGGCGGCAGGGCCGCGCCATCATGCTGGCTATGTGCGCAGGCTCCGTCACCATGACGGCCGTGCATTTTCAGCCGCCGTTCTGGGCGGTGCTGCTGCTGGTGCTGGTGTGGGGGCTGTCGGCGGGCGTGAGCATGTCCACATCGCGGGCGCTGGTACAGGCGCGTGCGCCCGACAGCCATCGCGGGCGGATGCTTGCGGCATTTCAAATGGCCATGATGGGCGGCGGACCCATTGGTGCGTTGCTGGCAGGTTATGTGGCCAGCATTCTGGGGCTGTTTGATGCGTTGCTGGTGCCGCCGGTGGCGATGCTGTTTTTGTGGCTTGGCGTGTTCTTCTTCACCAGCCTGTGGAAGGCGGATGCCCGCATGGGCGTGCCGCAACCTGCCGACTGA
- a CDS encoding crotonase/enoyl-CoA hydratase family protein, which translates to MADKTYNTILYDVDDGVLTLTLHRPEKMNAFTGEMMVEMIDAFDRADADDAVRAIIVTGADRAFCAGADLSAGAKTFDYEARDDRPDKQGSAMKGGEIDWSDERVRDGGGRLTLRIFESIKPVIGAINGAAVGVGVTMQLPMDIRIASTKARFGFVFARRGIVPEACSSYFLPRIVGISKALEWCYSGRVFDAQEALDGGLVRSLHEPDDLLPAARAIAREIADNTSAVSVSLTRQMMWRMLGADHPMEAHKIDSRAIYSRGQTADAKEGVMSFLEKRQPEYPCTPSKDMPSFYPWWEERKYS; encoded by the coding sequence ATGGCCGACAAAACCTACAACACCATTCTGTATGACGTGGACGACGGCGTGCTCACACTCACGCTTCACCGCCCTGAAAAAATGAACGCCTTCACCGGCGAAATGATGGTGGAGATGATTGATGCGTTCGACCGCGCGGATGCCGACGACGCCGTGCGCGCCATCATCGTGACAGGGGCCGACCGTGCATTTTGCGCAGGGGCGGACTTGTCTGCCGGTGCCAAGACCTTTGACTACGAAGCCCGCGACGATAGGCCCGACAAACAGGGCTCAGCCATGAAGGGCGGCGAAATCGACTGGTCCGATGAGCGCGTGCGCGACGGCGGCGGTCGCCTGACGCTGCGGATTTTTGAAAGCATCAAGCCTGTGATCGGCGCCATCAACGGGGCGGCTGTAGGCGTCGGCGTCACCATGCAGTTGCCAATGGATATTCGCATCGCCTCCACCAAGGCGCGCTTCGGCTTTGTGTTCGCCCGCCGGGGCATCGTGCCTGAAGCCTGCTCAAGCTACTTCCTGCCGCGTATTGTCGGCATCTCAAAGGCACTTGAGTGGTGCTATTCCGGCCGCGTGTTTGACGCGCAGGAGGCGCTGGACGGCGGCCTCGTGCGCTCCCTGCATGAGCCCGACGACCTGTTGCCCGCCGCCCGCGCGATTGCCCGCGAGATTGCCGACAACACGTCAGCCGTGTCGGTCTCGCTCACCCGTCAGATGATGTGGCGGATGCTGGGGGCCGATCACCCGATGGAGGCGCACAAAATTGATAGCCGCGCCATCTATTCACGCGGCCAGACGGCAGACGCCAAGGAAGGCGTCATGTCGTTCCTTGAAAAGCGGCAGCCGGAGTATCCGTGTACGCCGTCCAAAGACATGCCGAGCTTCTATCCGTGGTGGGAAGAACGCAAATACAGCTAG